Proteins from a genomic interval of Pseudomonas versuta:
- the apaG gene encoding Co2+/Mg2+ efflux protein ApaG produces the protein MPDPRYLVDVSVVTRYLPEQSQPELQRFAFAYTITVHNKGSIAAKLLSRHWVITDGDGHVEEVRGAGVVGLQPLIEPGGQHVYSSGSVITTKVGTMQGSYLMHAEDGHEFKAIIAPFRLAVPGALH, from the coding sequence ATGCCCGATCCCCGCTATCTGGTCGACGTCAGCGTCGTCACCCGTTACCTGCCAGAACAATCACAACCCGAACTTCAGCGTTTCGCCTTTGCATACACCATTACGGTGCACAATAAGGGGTCGATAGCCGCGAAGCTATTGTCCCGGCATTGGGTGATCACCGATGGCGACGGTCATGTCGAAGAAGTCCGTGGCGCTGGTGTCGTAGGTCTGCAGCCATTGATCGAGCCGGGCGGACAGCACGTCTATAGCAGCGGCTCGGTGATTACCACCAAAGTAGGCACCATGCAGGGCAGCTACCTGATGCACGCCGAAGATGGTCACGAGTTCAAAGCCATCATTGCCCCCTTCCGTCTTGCCGTGCCCGGAGCCCTGCACTGA
- the glpE gene encoding thiosulfate sulfurtransferase GlpE, with the protein MTEFKRIPPEQAQALREQGAVVVDVRDPQAFAASHISGAKHLDNHSLHDFIANADLDAPLIVACYHGNSSQSAAAYLVSQGFSEVYSLDGGFELWRATYPQVTSRHDAE; encoded by the coding sequence ATGACCGAATTCAAACGTATCCCGCCCGAGCAAGCACAGGCTCTACGCGAACAAGGCGCCGTGGTAGTCGATGTACGCGACCCGCAGGCGTTCGCTGCCAGCCATATCAGCGGTGCGAAACACCTGGATAACCATTCGCTGCATGACTTCATCGCCAACGCCGATCTGGATGCGCCCCTGATCGTTGCTTGCTACCACGGCAACTCCAGCCAGAGCGCTGCGGCTTATCTGGTGAGCCAGGGCTTCAGCGAGGTTTACAGCCTTGATGGCGGCTTCGAGCTGTGGCGTGCAACTTATCCGCAAGTAACCTCCCGGCACGACGCCGAATAA
- the pdxA gene encoding 4-hydroxythreonine-4-phosphate dehydrogenase PdxA, with product MKTKRFALTPGEPAGIGPDLCLLLASQRQPHPLIAITSHDLLLERAVLLGVAVSLLPVSPDNWPDQPAPAGSLYVWDTPLNAQVIAGTLDKANAAFVLQTLTRAALGCVDGHFAGMITAPVHKGIINEAGIPFSGHTEFLADLTHTDQVVMMLATRGLRVALVTTHLPLRQVSDAITPERLMRVTRILHADLQQKFGIPQPRILVCGLNPHAGEGGHLGHEEIDIIEPTLERLRSEGMDLHGPLPADTLFTPKYLEHCDAVLAMYHDQGLPVLKYKGFGAAVNITLGLPIVRTSVDHGTALDLAGSGKIDTGSLQVALETAYQMAETRI from the coding sequence GTGAAAACAAAGCGTTTTGCACTGACACCCGGCGAACCGGCAGGCATAGGTCCAGACCTGTGCCTGCTTCTCGCCTCTCAACGCCAGCCACACCCCCTGATTGCCATTACCAGCCACGACCTGCTCCTTGAGCGGGCCGTGCTATTGGGCGTGGCTGTCAGCCTGCTACCGGTAAGCCCGGACAACTGGCCCGATCAACCCGCCCCTGCGGGCAGTCTGTATGTGTGGGATACCCCGCTGAATGCGCAGGTTATTGCCGGCACACTGGACAAAGCCAACGCAGCGTTTGTGCTGCAAACCCTGACCCGTGCAGCCCTTGGCTGTGTCGATGGCCACTTCGCAGGCATGATTACTGCGCCCGTGCACAAGGGGATCATCAATGAGGCCGGGATTCCGTTCTCCGGTCACACCGAGTTTCTCGCGGACCTGACTCATACCGACCAGGTAGTGATGATGCTCGCCACGCGCGGCCTGCGCGTAGCCTTGGTCACCACTCACCTGCCTCTGCGTCAGGTGAGCGACGCCATTACCCCTGAGCGCCTGATGCGGGTTACCCGCATTCTGCACGCCGACCTGCAACAAAAATTCGGCATCCCCCAACCCCGTATCCTGGTTTGCGGACTTAACCCCCACGCCGGCGAAGGCGGGCACTTGGGCCATGAAGAAATCGACATCATTGAACCAACTCTGGAGCGCCTGCGCAGCGAAGGCATGGACCTGCATGGCCCGCTGCCTGCCGACACTCTGTTTACCCCCAAATATCTGGAGCACTGCGATGCAGTGCTGGCGATGTACCACGACCAGGGCCTGCCCGTACTGAAATACAAAGGGTTTGGTGCTGCAGTCAACATCACCCTTGGCTTGCCGATTGTCCGCACCTCTGTCGACCACGGCACCGCCCTGGATCTGGCAGGCAGCGGCAAGATCGATACCGGCAGCCTGCAAGTCGCCCTGGAAACCGCCTATCAGATGGCCGAGACCCGTATATGA
- a CDS encoding PrkA family serine protein kinase, with product MSIFSHFQQRFESTRQEELTLQEYLELCKQDKSAYASAAERLLLAIGEPELLDTSNNSRLSRIFSNKVIRRYPAFEDFHGMEECIDQIVSYFRHAAQGLEEKKQILYLLGPVGGGKSSLAEKLKQLIEKVPFYAIKGSPVFESPLGLFNATEDGAILEEDFGIPKRYLSTIMSPWATKRLAEFGGDISQFRVVKLYPSILNQIAVAKTEPGDENNQDISALVGKVDIRKLEEYPQNDADAYSYSGALCRANQGLMEFVEMFKAPIKVLHPLLTATQEGNYNSTEGLGAIPFTGILLAHSNESEWHTFRNNKNNEAFIDRIYIVKVPYCLRVSDEVKIYDKLLFNSSLAKAHCAPDTLKMLAQFTVLSRLKEPENSNIYSKMRVYDGENLKDTDPKAKSIQEYRDSAGVDEGMNGLSTRFAFKILSKVFNFDPHEIAANPVHLLYVLEQQIEQEQFQAETRERYLRFLKEYLAPRYIEFIGKEIQTAYLESYSEYGQNIFDRYVLYADFWIQDQEYRDPETGEILNRVALNEELEKIEKPAGISNPKDFRNEIVNFVLRARANNNGKNPTWLSYEKLRVVIEKKMFSNTEDLLPVISFNAKASKEDQQKHNDFVTRMVERGYTDKQVRLLSEWYLRVRKSQ from the coding sequence ATGAGTATTTTTAGCCACTTCCAACAACGCTTTGAATCCACACGCCAAGAAGAACTGACACTTCAGGAATATCTTGAACTGTGCAAACAAGACAAAAGCGCTTACGCCTCTGCTGCTGAAAGGCTGCTGCTGGCCATTGGTGAACCGGAACTGCTGGACACCTCCAATAACTCTCGCCTGTCGCGAATCTTCTCCAACAAAGTGATTCGCCGCTATCCGGCCTTTGAAGACTTCCACGGAATGGAAGAATGCATTGACCAGATCGTTTCCTACTTCCGCCATGCTGCGCAGGGTCTGGAAGAAAAGAAACAAATCCTCTATCTGCTGGGCCCGGTGGGCGGCGGTAAATCATCGCTGGCTGAAAAACTGAAGCAACTGATCGAGAAAGTCCCCTTTTACGCAATCAAAGGGTCACCGGTCTTTGAGTCGCCACTGGGGCTGTTCAATGCCACCGAGGACGGCGCCATTCTCGAGGAAGACTTCGGTATCCCCAAACGATACCTGAGCACCATCATGTCGCCGTGGGCGACCAAACGCCTGGCCGAATTCGGGGGCGACATCAGCCAGTTCCGCGTGGTGAAACTCTACCCATCGATTCTCAATCAGATCGCCGTGGCCAAAACCGAGCCAGGAGATGAAAACAACCAGGACATTTCGGCGCTGGTGGGCAAGGTCGACATCCGCAAACTCGAGGAATACCCACAGAACGACGCCGACGCCTATAGCTACTCAGGGGCGCTGTGCCGGGCCAACCAGGGCCTGATGGAGTTCGTGGAGATGTTCAAGGCCCCGATCAAGGTTCTCCACCCCCTGCTGACTGCCACTCAAGAGGGCAACTACAACAGTACCGAAGGTCTGGGTGCGATCCCGTTTACCGGCATCCTGCTGGCTCACTCCAACGAATCGGAATGGCACACCTTCCGTAACAACAAGAACAACGAAGCGTTCATCGACCGGATCTACATCGTCAAAGTACCGTATTGCCTGCGCGTCAGTGACGAAGTGAAGATCTACGACAAATTGCTGTTCAACAGCTCGCTGGCCAAAGCCCATTGCGCGCCCGACACACTGAAAATGCTCGCGCAGTTCACTGTACTGTCGCGCCTTAAAGAGCCGGAAAACTCCAACATTTACTCAAAAATGCGGGTCTACGACGGCGAAAACCTTAAAGACACCGACCCAAAAGCCAAATCAATCCAGGAGTACCGTGACAGCGCTGGCGTAGACGAAGGCATGAACGGTCTGTCGACCCGTTTCGCCTTCAAGATACTGTCCAAAGTATTCAACTTCGACCCGCACGAGATTGCAGCCAACCCGGTACATCTGCTCTACGTACTGGAACAACAGATCGAACAAGAGCAGTTCCAGGCGGAAACACGCGAACGCTATCTGCGCTTCCTCAAAGAGTACCTGGCACCGCGCTACATCGAGTTCATCGGCAAGGAAATTCAGACTGCTTACCTGGAGTCCTACAGCGAGTACGGGCAAAACATCTTCGACCGCTATGTGCTCTACGCGGACTTCTGGATTCAGGATCAGGAGTACCGCGATCCGGAGACCGGCGAAATTCTCAATCGTGTGGCCCTCAACGAAGAGCTCGAGAAAATCGAAAAACCGGCAGGCATCAGCAATCCGAAAGATTTCCGTAACGAAATCGTCAACTTCGTGCTGCGGGCCCGAGCCAACAACAACGGCAAAAACCCGACCTGGCTCAGCTACGAAAAACTGCGAGTGGTTATCGAGAAAAAAATGTTCTCCAACACCGAAGACCTCCTCCCGGTCATCAGCTTCAACGCCAAGGCAAGCAAAGAGGATCAACAAAAGCACAACGACTTCGTTACTCGAATGGTCGAACGTGGCTACACCGACAAACAAGTACGGCTGCTCTCCGAGTGGTACCTGCGGGTCAGAAAATCGCAGTGA
- a CDS encoding LPS-assembly protein LptD: MALKSPAFRKKFPLLVTGSLLAMQPLAMPFAVAEEQYDCSVSATGGWDCAPKTNAAQLPPRPAHQGVLADASGEASEQVAPTPLVTEAKGRGLKARSDDYSHLDWVPRDKLTPAQLAETGPYCSGSYVEPIRPGMNDTTSKSDAPTFVGAKASRYQQEEQVATLAGDVVMRQGSMQVEADEASLYQAESRGELNGNVRLRDNGALIVGDHADVQLDTGAAKVDNAEYVLHKSRIRGSALYAKRAEDAIIRLKDGTYTTCEPNSNAWQLKGNNITLNPATGFGTATNVTLRVKDIPIFYTPYIYFPIDDRRQSGFLPPSFSSSTDTGFTLVTPYYFNLAPNYDATLYPRYMTKRGLLMEGEFRYLTESSEGQFGAAYLNDDDTKRNGQTDYSDKRYMLNWQHKGGLDSRVMTEVDYTKISDPYYFQDLQTDQIGVENRDYLNQQAAVSYRGDSYTARLNAQAYQLATVTQVTPYNKLPQLTLNGVLPTHPGGLNFNYDTELVRFERSLESGNYTNEDGTTDPRLDNNVQGLARANGTRLNLAPSMSLPMTSSYGFVTPTLKYMYTQYDLDLDSKGKSTLLAGEDFKSSQNRSVPIASVDSGLYFDRNTNWFGTNYRQTLEPRAFYLYVPERNQEDIPVFDTSESTFSYSSLWRDNRFTGSDRVGDENKLSLGLTSRWIEDNGFERQRVSIGQAYYFQDRKVQLPGISDDRKDSTASVSPYALEYAYRFNRDWRATADYNWDPETRSPRSGSAMMHYQPEDNPNKVVNLGYRYRNDQVIYNQYTGKWQMGGDYLTPKDPGYIKDYYKIQQHDFSVIWPIVPQWNAISRWQYDYNRNRTLEAFGGFEYDNCCWKLRLISRYWVSNDEYTQEAPQNEKGDHGLFLQVVLKGLGGVVGTKVESFLDKGIQGYREREDQAF, encoded by the coding sequence ATGGCATTGAAATCCCCCGCGTTTCGTAAAAAATTTCCGTTGCTGGTAACCGGCAGTTTGCTGGCCATGCAACCTCTAGCCATGCCGTTCGCTGTTGCCGAGGAGCAGTATGACTGTTCCGTGTCGGCTACGGGTGGCTGGGATTGCGCGCCAAAAACCAACGCCGCGCAATTGCCGCCGCGTCCGGCGCACCAGGGCGTATTGGCAGATGCCAGCGGTGAGGCCAGCGAGCAAGTCGCGCCTACCCCGCTGGTCACTGAAGCCAAGGGCCGTGGGCTAAAAGCGCGCAGCGACGACTACAGCCATCTGGACTGGGTACCCCGGGACAAGCTGACGCCGGCTCAGCTGGCCGAAACCGGACCGTATTGCTCGGGTTCCTACGTCGAGCCCATCCGTCCGGGCATGAACGACACCACCAGTAAAAGCGATGCACCGACCTTTGTCGGCGCAAAGGCTTCCCGCTATCAGCAGGAAGAGCAGGTCGCGACACTGGCTGGCGATGTCGTCATGCGTCAGGGCAGCATGCAGGTCGAGGCCGACGAGGCCAGCCTGTATCAGGCTGAAAGCCGTGGTGAGCTCAATGGCAACGTCCGTCTGCGTGACAACGGTGCCCTGATTGTCGGCGATCACGCCGATGTTCAGCTGGACACTGGCGCAGCCAAGGTCGACAACGCCGAATACGTCCTGCACAAGTCGCGCATTCGCGGCAGTGCGCTGTATGCCAAGCGTGCCGAAGACGCCATCATCCGCCTCAAGGATGGTACGTACACCACCTGCGAGCCGAACAGCAACGCCTGGCAGCTCAAGGGCAACAACATCACGCTGAACCCGGCCACCGGCTTCGGTACGGCGACCAACGTGACGTTGCGGGTCAAAGACATCCCGATCTTCTACACCCCGTACATCTATTTCCCGATCGACGATCGCCGTCAGTCCGGCTTCCTGCCGCCGTCCTTCAGCAGCAGCACCGACACCGGCTTTACGCTCGTGACCCCGTACTACTTCAACCTGGCACCGAACTACGATGCCACGTTGTATCCGCGCTACATGACCAAGCGCGGTCTGTTGATGGAAGGCGAGTTCCGCTACCTGACCGAGTCCAGCGAGGGACAGTTCGGCGCCGCTTACCTCAACGACGACGACACCAAGCGCAATGGTCAAACCGACTATTCCGACAAGCGCTACATGCTTAACTGGCAGCACAAGGGCGGTCTGGATTCGCGTGTAATGACCGAAGTCGATTACACCAAGATCAGCGATCCGTACTACTTCCAGGATCTGCAAACTGATCAGATCGGTGTCGAAAACCGCGATTACCTGAACCAGCAAGCTGCCGTCAGCTATCGGGGCGACAGTTACACTGCCCGGTTGAATGCACAGGCCTATCAACTGGCCACTGTTACTCAGGTCACGCCTTACAACAAGTTGCCGCAGCTAACCCTCAACGGTGTACTGCCAACTCATCCGGGTGGTCTGAACTTCAATTACGACACCGAACTGGTGCGGTTTGAGCGCAGCCTGGAAAGCGGTAACTACACCAACGAAGATGGCACTACTGACCCACGACTCGACAACAACGTTCAAGGCTTGGCCCGAGCTAATGGTACACGTCTGAATCTGGCACCAAGCATGAGTCTGCCGATGACTTCAAGCTATGGCTTTGTGACTCCAACCCTGAAGTACATGTACACCCAGTACGATCTTGATCTGGATAGCAAGGGCAAGAGTACTTTGCTCGCCGGTGAGGATTTCAAGAGCTCGCAAAACCGCAGCGTCCCTATTGCCAGCGTCGACAGCGGCCTGTATTTCGACCGCAATACCAACTGGTTCGGCACCAACTACCGCCAGACCCTCGAACCGCGTGCGTTCTACCTGTATGTCCCTGAGCGCAATCAGGAAGACATTCCTGTTTTCGATACAAGCGAGAGCACATTCAGCTACTCCTCGCTGTGGCGTGATAACCGGTTCACCGGTTCTGACCGCGTGGGCGACGAGAACAAGCTGTCGCTGGGTCTGACCAGCCGCTGGATCGAAGACAATGGCTTTGAACGCCAGCGTGTCAGCATTGGCCAGGCTTATTACTTCCAGGATCGCAAGGTTCAATTGCCGGGCATTTCCGACGATCGCAAGGATTCAACTGCCAGCGTCTCGCCATATGCACTGGAATACGCCTATCGCTTCAACCGCGACTGGCGCGCGACAGCCGATTACAACTGGGATCCGGAAACCCGCAGCCCACGTTCGGGCAGTGCGATGATGCATTACCAGCCTGAAGACAACCCTAACAAGGTGGTCAACCTGGGCTATCGCTATCGCAACGACCAGGTGATTTACAACCAGTACACCGGCAAGTGGCAAATGGGCGGTGATTACCTGACACCGAAAGATCCTGGTTACATCAAGGACTACTACAAGATCCAGCAGCACGACTTCTCGGTTATCTGGCCGATCGTGCCGCAGTGGAACGCCATCAGCCGCTGGCAGTACGACTACAACCGCAACCGTACCCTGGAAGCCTTCGGTGGCTTCGAATACGACAACTGCTGCTGGAAGCTTCGTCTGATCAGCCGTTACTGGGTATCCAACGACGAGTACACCCAAGAAGCCCCTCAAAACGAGAAGGGCGATCATGGTCTCTTCCTCCAAGTTGTGCTGAAAGGTCTCGGTGGCGTAGTCGGCACCAAAGTAGAGAGCTTCCTCGACAAAGGCATCCAAGGTTATCGTGAACGTGAAGATCAAGCTTTCTGA
- the rsmA gene encoding 16S rRNA (adenine(1518)-N(6)/adenine(1519)-N(6))-dimethyltransferase RsmA: protein MNEQYQHKARKRFGQNFLHDAGVIDRILRAINAKPTDRLLEIGPGQGALTKGILDSGGQLDVVELDKDLIPILKQQFAGMSNFTLHQGDALKFDFNSLGAAPRTLRVVGNLPYNISTPLIFHLLKNASLIRDMHFMLQKEVVERMAAGPGGGDWGRLSIMVQYHCRVEHLFNVGPGAFNPPPKVDSAIVRLVPHEVLPHPAKDHRLLERVVREAFNQRRKTLRNTLKALLSNAEIEAAGVDGSLRPEQLDLAAFVRLADILSEQPVATPAED from the coding sequence ATGAACGAGCAATACCAACACAAGGCGCGCAAGCGTTTTGGCCAGAACTTCCTGCACGATGCGGGCGTCATTGACCGCATCTTGCGCGCCATCAACGCCAAGCCCACTGATCGCCTGCTGGAAATCGGCCCGGGCCAGGGTGCATTGACCAAAGGCATTCTCGACAGCGGCGGCCAGCTTGATGTCGTGGAGCTCGACAAAGACCTGATCCCGATTCTCAAGCAGCAGTTCGCCGGCATGAGCAACTTCACCCTGCATCAGGGCGATGCGCTGAAGTTCGACTTCAACAGCCTTGGCGCTGCACCGCGCACCCTTCGAGTGGTCGGTAACCTGCCGTACAACATCTCTACCCCGCTGATTTTTCACCTGTTGAAAAATGCCAGCCTGATCCGCGACATGCACTTCATGCTGCAAAAAGAAGTGGTAGAGCGCATGGCCGCAGGCCCGGGCGGCGGCGATTGGGGTCGCCTGTCAATCATGGTTCAGTATCACTGTCGCGTGGAACACCTGTTCAACGTAGGACCTGGTGCGTTCAACCCACCGCCTAAAGTTGACTCGGCGATTGTCCGTCTGGTGCCGCACGAAGTGTTGCCTCACCCGGCCAAAGACCATCGCCTGCTTGAGCGCGTAGTTCGGGAGGCTTTCAACCAGCGCCGCAAAACACTGCGCAACACCCTCAAAGCCTTGCTCAGCAACGCCGAGATTGAAGCGGCAGGGGTTGATGGCAGCTTGCGTCCGGAGCAACTCGACCTTGCGGCCTTTGTGCGTCTGGCCGACATACTCAGCGAGCAACCTGTAGCCACCCCAGCCGAAGATTGA
- a CDS encoding symmetrical bis(5'-nucleosyl)-tetraphosphatase produces the protein MSVYAVGDLQGCLQPLKCLLERVAFDPAKDKLWLVGDLVNRGPESLETLRFLYRIRESLVCVLGNHDLHLLAAAHNIERLKKGDTLREILQAPDCDELLSWLRRQPLLHHDAERNVALVHAGIPPQWSLKKALKCASEVEHALRDDNLLGPFLDGMYGNEPAKWDNELTGVARLRVITNYFTRMRFCTRDGKLDLKSKEGVGSAPPGYAPWFSYKERKTQGLKIIFGHWAALEGNCKEPGIFALDTGCVWGGAMTLLNVDSGQRLSCDCDDLGLAAHSATPLPEQPSPPLGAV, from the coding sequence ATGTCCGTGTATGCCGTGGGCGATCTGCAAGGCTGCCTCCAGCCACTCAAATGCCTGCTGGAGCGCGTAGCCTTCGACCCCGCCAAAGACAAACTGTGGCTGGTGGGCGATCTGGTTAACCGCGGCCCGGAATCGCTGGAGACCTTGCGCTTTCTATATCGCATACGCGAGTCGCTGGTGTGCGTATTGGGCAACCACGACCTGCACCTGCTGGCCGCCGCTCACAACATCGAGCGCCTGAAAAAAGGCGATACGCTGCGCGAAATCCTGCAAGCGCCCGATTGCGACGAACTGCTGTCATGGCTGCGCCGGCAGCCTTTGCTGCACCACGATGCGGAACGCAACGTAGCCCTCGTGCACGCAGGAATACCACCGCAGTGGAGCCTGAAAAAAGCCCTCAAGTGCGCTAGCGAAGTCGAACACGCGTTGCGTGACGACAACCTGCTGGGCCCTTTTCTGGATGGCATGTACGGCAACGAACCGGCCAAGTGGGACAACGAACTCACTGGCGTTGCCCGCTTGCGGGTAATTACCAACTATTTCACGCGTATGCGCTTTTGTACCCGAGACGGCAAACTCGACCTCAAAAGCAAAGAAGGGGTCGGCAGCGCACCACCCGGCTACGCCCCCTGGTTCAGCTATAAAGAGCGCAAGACCCAAGGCCTGAAGATAATATTCGGTCATTGGGCAGCACTTGAAGGCAACTGCAAGGAGCCCGGCATTTTCGCTCTCGATACAGGCTGTGTCTGGGGAGGAGCCATGACTCTGCTCAATGTCGACTCTGGCCAGCGCCTTAGCTGTGATTGTGACGACCTTGGCCTTGCTGCCCACTCAGCCACTCCGCTCCCCGAACAACCTTCCCCACCCTTGGGCGCCGTCTAG
- a CDS encoding aminoglycoside phosphotransferase family protein, with product MPDQDVRLQHLKVWLDQQLVTLYEDEGWGVVPPATLTSASSDASFRRYFRWEGEGRTFVVMDAPPPQENCKPFVDIADLLRTSQINVPKIYAQDLERGFLLLNDLGNKTYLDVINSSNADELFKDAIEALLAFQQLPMKAPLPSYDVALLRRELELFPEWYVRRHLGVELNEQQLAAWQRVSTLLIDSALQQPQVLVHRDFMPRNLMLSIPNPGVLDFQDAVYGPVTYDITCLFKDAFLSWPEERVHTWLRDYWELALPLGIPVGPDFEAFLRASDLMGVQRHLKVIGIFARICHRDGKPRYLADVPRFFSYIEAVLARRPELAELGELFHSLGQRVEAQL from the coding sequence ATGCCTGACCAAGATGTACGCTTGCAACACCTGAAAGTTTGGCTGGATCAGCAGTTGGTAACCTTGTACGAGGACGAGGGCTGGGGTGTCGTACCCCCGGCCACGTTGACTTCAGCCAGTAGCGACGCGAGCTTCAGACGCTATTTTCGCTGGGAAGGTGAGGGTCGCACTTTTGTCGTGATGGACGCGCCGCCCCCTCAGGAAAACTGTAAGCCATTCGTCGATATCGCTGATTTGCTGCGCACCAGCCAGATAAACGTGCCGAAAATTTATGCTCAGGACCTGGAGCGCGGTTTTCTTTTGCTTAACGATCTGGGCAATAAAACCTATCTCGACGTGATTAACAGCAGCAACGCCGACGAATTGTTCAAAGACGCCATAGAAGCCTTGCTGGCCTTTCAGCAATTGCCGATGAAAGCGCCTTTGCCCAGCTATGACGTGGCGTTGCTGCGCCGCGAGCTTGAGTTGTTTCCCGAGTGGTACGTGCGCCGTCATTTGGGGGTGGAGCTCAATGAGCAGCAATTGGCAGCCTGGCAGCGGGTCAGCACACTGCTGATCGACAGTGCCTTGCAGCAGCCTCAGGTTCTGGTCCACCGCGACTTTATGCCGCGCAACCTGATGCTCAGTATCCCCAATCCCGGGGTCCTGGATTTTCAGGACGCGGTCTACGGCCCGGTCACCTACGACATTACCTGCCTGTTCAAGGACGCCTTTCTCAGCTGGCCGGAAGAGCGTGTGCACACCTGGCTGCGGGACTACTGGGAACTGGCCTTGCCTCTGGGCATCCCGGTGGGCCCGGATTTTGAAGCGTTCCTGCGTGCCAGTGACCTGATGGGCGTGCAACGACATCTGAAGGTGATCGGTATTTTTGCCCGCATCTGCCATCGTGACGGCAAGCCACGTTATCTGGCAGACGTGCCTCGTTTCTTCTCTTATATAGAAGCGGTGTTGGCGCGGCGTCCTGAACTGGCGGAGCTGGGCGAGTTGTTCCACAGCCTGGGCCAGCGTGTCGAGGCTCAACTATGA
- the surA gene encoding peptidylprolyl isomerase SurA — translation MNVKIKLSDCLRPLVLGALFLGTAAHAAVQPLDQVVAIVDNDVIMQSQLDQRVHEVQQTIAKRGQGVPPASVLDQQVLERLIVENLQLQIGERSGIRITDEELNQAIGTIAQRNNMTIDQFRQALAHDGLSYEDAREQVRREMIISRVRQRRVAERIQVTEQEVKNFLASPMGAMQMSEEFNLANILIPTPESANSEAIQAAAKQAEEVYNQLKKGADFGQMAIARSGSDTALEGGDMGWRKAAQLPPPFDRMLSEMPVGEVTPPVRTPGGFIILKLNGKRGGETVVVDEVHVRHILIKPSEIRSEAQTKELINKIYDRIKSGEDFATLAKTYSEDPGSALNGGDLNWVNPDSLVPEFREAMADTPQGVLSKPFKTQYGWHVLEVLGRRATDSTTQAREQQAMNALRNRKYDEELQTWLRQIRDEAYVEIKLPGATSPESANQAEQ, via the coding sequence GTGAACGTGAAGATCAAGCTTTCTGATTGTCTGCGCCCGTTAGTACTGGGCGCGTTGTTCCTGGGTACTGCAGCACACGCTGCAGTACAGCCCCTTGACCAGGTCGTGGCCATTGTCGACAACGACGTGATCATGCAGAGCCAACTGGACCAGCGTGTCCACGAGGTTCAGCAGACCATTGCCAAGCGCGGCCAGGGCGTGCCGCCTGCCAGCGTTCTGGATCAGCAAGTACTTGAGCGTCTGATCGTCGAAAACCTGCAATTGCAGATCGGCGAACGCTCAGGCATCCGGATCACGGATGAAGAGCTGAACCAGGCCATTGGCACCATTGCCCAGCGCAATAACATGACTATTGATCAGTTCCGTCAGGCTTTGGCCCATGACGGCCTGTCCTATGAGGATGCCCGCGAGCAGGTTCGTCGCGAGATGATCATCAGCCGTGTGCGTCAACGTCGTGTCGCTGAGCGCATTCAGGTGACAGAGCAGGAAGTGAAAAACTTCCTCGCTTCGCCTATGGGCGCAATGCAAATGTCCGAAGAGTTCAACCTGGCCAACATTCTGATTCCAACGCCTGAAAGCGCGAATTCGGAAGCCATCCAGGCAGCCGCCAAACAGGCTGAAGAGGTCTACAACCAGCTCAAGAAAGGCGCTGACTTCGGTCAGATGGCCATCGCCCGCTCCGGCAGCGATACAGCACTGGAAGGTGGCGACATGGGCTGGCGTAAAGCTGCTCAATTGCCACCACCTTTCGACCGCATGCTCAGTGAAATGCCAGTGGGTGAGGTGACGCCTCCGGTGCGTACACCGGGCGGCTTTATCATTCTCAAGCTCAATGGCAAGCGCGGTGGCGAAACCGTGGTGGTGGACGAAGTGCACGTTCGCCATATCCTGATCAAACCGAGCGAGATCCGCAGCGAAGCCCAGACCAAAGAGTTGATCAACAAAATCTACGACCGCATCAAGTCGGGCGAAGACTTTGCAACCCTGGCCAAAACTTACTCTGAGGACCCGGGCTCGGCCCTTAACGGCGGCGACCTGAACTGGGTCAATCCGGACTCACTGGTACCCGAGTTCCGCGAAGCCATGGCCGATACCCCACAAGGCGTATTGTCCAAACCGTTCAAGACCCAGTACGGCTGGCATGTTCTGGAAGTCCTAGGCCGCCGCGCCACAGACAGCACTACCCAGGCTCGCGAACAGCAGGCGATGAACGCATTGCGTAACCGCAAGTACGATGAAGAACTGCAAACCTGGCTGCGTCAGATCCGTGACGAAGCCTATGTTGAGATCAAGCTTCCTGGCGCCACCTCGCCAGAGAGCGCAAATCAGGCTGAGCAGTGA